One Branchiostoma floridae strain S238N-H82 chromosome 1, Bfl_VNyyK, whole genome shotgun sequence genomic region harbors:
- the LOC118425045 gene encoding prospero homeobox protein 1-like isoform X1: protein MYPCLTQMSDIEELSQPQKRRRVDSGVKRSTYGQNTTLAHATAAAVNGVAPTGNVLRSLLKGSSQNTESLKKENGASIISELLKTAIPNKENTMPGHSASHTQNLVEIAQEEAIQMSTDNTANNGCNGNGMTGGGNDVEMLQAKRARVENIITNMRQSPSRSEMLGGGQLGSSRRKQRQPQQQVNSMGGILEPNRPRKDQERERLKQQLHEMQQQMERLQKKYFELYEQESSTGDDSDVEVIHAAQKEGGKANQQEAEGQESQELGPSHFFERARALVREQEIAARQAHLNRAQAMLASISNNNHRSNFGEALKDKLTKAVTDVVDSVVREYFPSQPTSQITTLHHTHSSGVNGGLNGQGDISRQSVHPAAQAIHNFSDFHSTHIPYHPISSEAFDQTEALPLVVSRKKEGRLRVKQGNHRVSANANTHSSSLANCLPTSVAIPNPSLQQTLPIVSAAFSLHHHDEQAKDYSARSLESQDVPTPLTDHQILSNGSPSMGDVHHAPEGLSLSLLKAECGDLQDLTDLSAYGSPKGSPPHPGSQGIQNSSLTPTHLKKAKLMFFYTRYPSSSTLKQHFPDVKFNRCITSQLIKWFSNFREFYYIQMEKFARQAMSEGLETKDLHVTRDSELFHALNLHYNKSNEFKVPDSFLVVAEQTLSEFFNAIKAGKDLEASWKKNIYKIISKLDSPLPEIFQSPDCMKELLGE, encoded by the exons ATGTATCCATGTCTAACCCAGATGTCTGACATTGAAGAGTTGTCGCAGCCACAGAAAAGGCGCCGTGTGGATTCGGGGGTGAAGCGTAGTACATACGGACAGAACACAACTTTGGCACATGCGACAGCCGCAGCAGTAAACGGTGTGGCTCCGACAGGAAACGTTCTTAGGTCTCTTCTCAAGGGCAGCAGCCAGAACACAGAAAGCCTGAAGAAAGAGAACGGGGCCTCCATCATCTCTGAGCTCTTGAAGACAGCAATtccaaacaaagaaaataccATGCCCGGCCACTCGGCCAGTCACACCCAGAACTTGGTGGAAATTGCACAAGAGGAAGCCATACAAATGTCTACAGACAACACAGCAAACAATGGGTGCAATGGTAACGGCATGACAGGTGGTGGCAATGATGTGGAGATGTTGCAAGCCAAGAGGGCACGAGTTGAGAACATCATCACCAACATGCGTCAGTCTCCATCTCGAAGTGAGATGCTGGGTGGAGGGCAGCTCGGCAGCAGCAGACGCAAGCAGCGACAGCCCCAGCAACAAGTCAACAGCATGGGTGGGATCTTAGAACCAAACCGGCCACGCAAGGACCAAGAAAGGGAGCGCCTTAAGCAACAGCTTCATGAAATGCAACAGCAGATGGAAAGGCTGCAGAAAAAATACTTCGAGCTATACGAGCAAGAAAGTAGCACAGGAGATGACAGCGACGTTGAGGTCATCCACGCTGCCCAGAAGGAAGGAGGGAAAGCAAATCAGCAGGAGGCAGAGGGCCAGGAGTCACAAGAGCTTGGCCCATCCCACTTCTTCGAGAGAGCTCGTGCCCTTGTCAGGGAGCAGGAGATAGCAGCACGACAAGCACACCTGAACAGGGCCCAGGCCATGCTGGCAAGTATATCCAATAACAACCACCGGTCAAACTTCGGGGAAGCACTGAAAGACAAACTGACCAAAGCTGTTACAGATGTAGTCGACTCTGTGGTGCGAGAGTACTTCCCCTCTCAGCCGACTAGCCAAATCACCACCCTTCATCACACCCATTCATCCGGTGTCAACGGTGGTCTTAACGGCCAGGGAGACATCTCCAGGCAAAGCGTGCACCCCGCAGCACAAGCTATCCACAACTTCAGTGACTTCCATTCTACCCACATCCCATACCATCCCATCAGCTCCGAGGCGTTCGACCAGACGGAAGCACTGCCACTCGTGGTGTCTCGCAAGAAGGAGGGTCGCTTACGAGTCAAGCAAGGCAACCACCGTGTTTCAGCCAACGCCAACACACACAGCTCCAGCCTTGCCAACTGCTTGCCAACGTCGGTCGCAATCCCCAACCCCAGCCTACAGCAAACCCTCCCCATAGTGTCGGCAGCTTTCTCCCTCCACCACCACGACGAGCAAGCCAAAGATTACTCCGCCCGCTCTCTGGAGTCCCAAGACGTCCCCACGCCACTGACGGACCACCAGATTCTGAGCAACGGGTCCCCGTCCATGGGTGATGTGCATCACGCGCCCGAGGGCCTGTCCTTGTCCCTACTGAAGGCAGAGTGTGGAGACCTCCAGGACCTGACAGACCTGAGTGCCTACGGATCTCCTAAGGGCAGTCCACCTCATCCTGGATCT CAGGGTATCCAAAACAGCAGCTTGACTCCCACCCATCTGAAGAAGGCCAAGCTGATGTTCTTCTACACCCGTTACCCATCCTCCTCCACCTTGAAGCAGCACTTCCCGGACGTCAAGTTCAACCGATGCATTACCTCCCAGCTCATCAAGTGGTTCTCCAACTTCCGGGAGTTCTACTACATCCAGATGGAGAAGTTTGCTCGCCAGGCCATGAGCGAGGGGCTGGAGACAAAGGACCTGCACGTCACGCGTGACTCCGAGCTGTTCCACGCACTCAACCTGCACTACAACAAGAGCAACGAGTTCAAG GTGCCAGATTCCTTCCTGGTGGTGGCCGAGCAGACGCTGTCCGAGTTCTTCAACGCCATCAAGGCTGGGAAGGACCTGGAGGCATCGTGGAAGAAGAACATTTACAAGATCATCAGCAAGCTGGACAGCCCCCTGCCCGAGATCTTCCAGTCCCCCGACTGCATGAAGGAGCTCCTTGGAGAGTGA
- the LOC118425045 gene encoding prospero homeobox protein 1-like isoform X2, with protein sequence MYPCLTQMSDIEELSQPQKRRRVDSGVKRSTYGQNTTLAHATAAAVNGVAPTGNVLRSLLKGSSQNTESLKKENGASIISELLKTAIPNKENTMPGHSASHTQNLVEIAQEEAIQMSTDNTANNGCNGNGMTGGGNDVEMLQAKRARVENIITNMRQSPSRSEMLGGGQLGSSRRKQRQPQQQVNSMGGILEPNRPRKDQERERLKQQLHEMQQQMERLQKKYFELYEQESSTGDDSDVEVIHAAQKEGGKANQQEAEGQESQELGPSHFFERARALVREQEIAARQAHLNRAQAMLASISNNNHRSNFGEALKDKLTKAVTDVVDSVVREYFPSQPTSQITTLHHTHSSGVNGGLNGQGDISRQSVHPAAQAIHNFSDFHSTHIPYHPISSEAFDQTEALPLVVSRKKEGRLRVKQGNHRVSANANTHSSSLANCLPTSVAIPNPSLQQTLPIVSAAFSLHHHDEQAKDYSARSLESQDVPTPLTDHQILSNGSPSMGDVHHAPEGLSLSLLKAECGDLQDLTDLSAYGSPKGSPPHPGSGIQNSSLTPTHLKKAKLMFFYTRYPSSSTLKQHFPDVKFNRCITSQLIKWFSNFREFYYIQMEKFARQAMSEGLETKDLHVTRDSELFHALNLHYNKSNEFKVPDSFLVVAEQTLSEFFNAIKAGKDLEASWKKNIYKIISKLDSPLPEIFQSPDCMKELLGE encoded by the exons ATGTATCCATGTCTAACCCAGATGTCTGACATTGAAGAGTTGTCGCAGCCACAGAAAAGGCGCCGTGTGGATTCGGGGGTGAAGCGTAGTACATACGGACAGAACACAACTTTGGCACATGCGACAGCCGCAGCAGTAAACGGTGTGGCTCCGACAGGAAACGTTCTTAGGTCTCTTCTCAAGGGCAGCAGCCAGAACACAGAAAGCCTGAAGAAAGAGAACGGGGCCTCCATCATCTCTGAGCTCTTGAAGACAGCAATtccaaacaaagaaaataccATGCCCGGCCACTCGGCCAGTCACACCCAGAACTTGGTGGAAATTGCACAAGAGGAAGCCATACAAATGTCTACAGACAACACAGCAAACAATGGGTGCAATGGTAACGGCATGACAGGTGGTGGCAATGATGTGGAGATGTTGCAAGCCAAGAGGGCACGAGTTGAGAACATCATCACCAACATGCGTCAGTCTCCATCTCGAAGTGAGATGCTGGGTGGAGGGCAGCTCGGCAGCAGCAGACGCAAGCAGCGACAGCCCCAGCAACAAGTCAACAGCATGGGTGGGATCTTAGAACCAAACCGGCCACGCAAGGACCAAGAAAGGGAGCGCCTTAAGCAACAGCTTCATGAAATGCAACAGCAGATGGAAAGGCTGCAGAAAAAATACTTCGAGCTATACGAGCAAGAAAGTAGCACAGGAGATGACAGCGACGTTGAGGTCATCCACGCTGCCCAGAAGGAAGGAGGGAAAGCAAATCAGCAGGAGGCAGAGGGCCAGGAGTCACAAGAGCTTGGCCCATCCCACTTCTTCGAGAGAGCTCGTGCCCTTGTCAGGGAGCAGGAGATAGCAGCACGACAAGCACACCTGAACAGGGCCCAGGCCATGCTGGCAAGTATATCCAATAACAACCACCGGTCAAACTTCGGGGAAGCACTGAAAGACAAACTGACCAAAGCTGTTACAGATGTAGTCGACTCTGTGGTGCGAGAGTACTTCCCCTCTCAGCCGACTAGCCAAATCACCACCCTTCATCACACCCATTCATCCGGTGTCAACGGTGGTCTTAACGGCCAGGGAGACATCTCCAGGCAAAGCGTGCACCCCGCAGCACAAGCTATCCACAACTTCAGTGACTTCCATTCTACCCACATCCCATACCATCCCATCAGCTCCGAGGCGTTCGACCAGACGGAAGCACTGCCACTCGTGGTGTCTCGCAAGAAGGAGGGTCGCTTACGAGTCAAGCAAGGCAACCACCGTGTTTCAGCCAACGCCAACACACACAGCTCCAGCCTTGCCAACTGCTTGCCAACGTCGGTCGCAATCCCCAACCCCAGCCTACAGCAAACCCTCCCCATAGTGTCGGCAGCTTTCTCCCTCCACCACCACGACGAGCAAGCCAAAGATTACTCCGCCCGCTCTCTGGAGTCCCAAGACGTCCCCACGCCACTGACGGACCACCAGATTCTGAGCAACGGGTCCCCGTCCATGGGTGATGTGCATCACGCGCCCGAGGGCCTGTCCTTGTCCCTACTGAAGGCAGAGTGTGGAGACCTCCAGGACCTGACAGACCTGAGTGCCTACGGATCTCCTAAGGGCAGTCCACCTCATCCTGGATCT GGTATCCAAAACAGCAGCTTGACTCCCACCCATCTGAAGAAGGCCAAGCTGATGTTCTTCTACACCCGTTACCCATCCTCCTCCACCTTGAAGCAGCACTTCCCGGACGTCAAGTTCAACCGATGCATTACCTCCCAGCTCATCAAGTGGTTCTCCAACTTCCGGGAGTTCTACTACATCCAGATGGAGAAGTTTGCTCGCCAGGCCATGAGCGAGGGGCTGGAGACAAAGGACCTGCACGTCACGCGTGACTCCGAGCTGTTCCACGCACTCAACCTGCACTACAACAAGAGCAACGAGTTCAAG GTGCCAGATTCCTTCCTGGTGGTGGCCGAGCAGACGCTGTCCGAGTTCTTCAACGCCATCAAGGCTGGGAAGGACCTGGAGGCATCGTGGAAGAAGAACATTTACAAGATCATCAGCAAGCTGGACAGCCCCCTGCCCGAGATCTTCCAGTCCCCCGACTGCATGAAGGAGCTCCTTGGAGAGTGA